One Pectobacterium polaris DNA window includes the following coding sequences:
- a CDS encoding ABC transporter substrate-binding protein yields the protein MEKNHPQVTTLAAGLLSLLFAFNPGAYAAETGEKPVSGGILNVGLGSDTPIIDPHITAYGVTALIARNVVDSLVGQAEDNRFTPWLAESWKINDNNTEYTFHLRKDVTFSDGTKLDAEAVKYNIERILDPKTTSSYAKSLLGPIDKISTPDDYTIVLHYSSPFAALLQGLSLPYLGIQSPTYLKKTPNTSTTVVGSGPFILDSFVKGSGSKLTKRPDYNWGPGYAKHTGPAYLDGLVFKYLPEASVRLGALSSGQIQAIDAVPPANFPTVKRNPKLEVITYENPGVNRVLYLNTTKGPFQDVAVRKAFQSAVDTNAAVKVAFFGTLKAADNVLGPATLYYDPSVASRWGFDAKKANELLDNAGWKQKDGEGFRTKDGQRLSVSFVYASTNVEAADVALFQAVQYQVKQAGFEVKLTPVDAGEFTTRTNANEYDIASNFFVRAEPDILRTVFDSAYAPPNGNGFTRISALDGKLRKAIGAGEAERKQLYSEIQREVIDQAYVVPLYIPAYQLGLSKQVQGISWATNAKPNFYDVWIKR from the coding sequence ATGGAAAAAAATCATCCGCAAGTTACGACTCTCGCCGCAGGGTTACTCTCGTTACTTTTCGCATTCAATCCCGGTGCGTATGCTGCGGAAACCGGTGAAAAACCGGTGTCTGGCGGCATTCTGAATGTCGGATTGGGCAGCGATACGCCGATTATCGACCCGCACATTACGGCCTATGGCGTCACAGCGCTGATTGCGCGTAACGTGGTGGATTCACTGGTCGGACAGGCGGAAGATAACCGCTTTACGCCCTGGCTGGCGGAAAGCTGGAAAATTAACGACAACAACACCGAGTACACCTTCCACCTGCGCAAGGACGTGACGTTCAGCGACGGCACCAAGCTGGATGCGGAAGCGGTGAAATACAACATCGAGCGTATTCTCGATCCGAAAACCACCTCCAGCTACGCGAAATCGCTGTTAGGTCCTATCGACAAGATCTCAACGCCGGATGACTATACGATTGTGCTCCATTACAGCTCACCATTTGCGGCGCTGTTACAAGGGCTGAGCCTGCCGTATCTGGGCATTCAATCACCGACGTACCTGAAGAAAACACCAAATACCAGCACCACCGTGGTGGGTTCCGGTCCGTTTATTCTCGATTCCTTTGTGAAAGGCAGCGGCAGCAAGCTGACAAAACGCCCTGATTACAACTGGGGACCGGGTTATGCCAAACACACGGGCCCAGCCTATCTGGACGGTCTGGTGTTCAAATACCTGCCGGAAGCGTCGGTTCGCCTTGGCGCACTGAGCAGCGGCCAGATTCAGGCGATTGACGCCGTGCCGCCTGCCAATTTCCCGACGGTGAAACGCAATCCGAAGCTGGAAGTGATCACCTATGAGAACCCAGGCGTTAACCGCGTACTCTATCTCAACACCACCAAAGGCCCTTTCCAGGATGTCGCGGTGCGTAAGGCATTCCAGAGCGCGGTAGATACCAACGCGGCAGTGAAAGTCGCCTTCTTCGGTACGTTGAAAGCCGCCGATAACGTTCTCGGCCCGGCCACGCTGTACTACGATCCGAGCGTCGCGTCCCGCTGGGGCTTTGATGCGAAAAAAGCCAACGAACTGTTGGATAACGCAGGCTGGAAACAGAAAGACGGCGAAGGCTTCCGAACCAAAGATGGCCAACGCCTGAGCGTCAGCTTCGTCTATGCTTCGACTAACGTTGAAGCTGCGGATGTCGCGCTGTTCCAGGCGGTGCAATATCAGGTGAAGCAGGCAGGCTTCGAAGTCAAACTGACGCCAGTTGATGCGGGTGAATTCACCACACGCACCAATGCCAACGAGTACGATATCGCCTCTAACTTCTTCGTGCGCGCAGAGCCAGATATTCTGCGTACCGTGTTCGATTCGGCCTATGCGCCACCGAACGGTAACGGCTTTACTCGCATCAGCGCGCTGGACGGTAAACTGAGAAAAGCCATCGGTGCCGGCGAAGCGGAACGTAAACAGCTCTATAGCGAGATACAGCGTGAGGTCATCGATCAGGCGTATGTTGTTCCACTGTACATTCCCGCCTATCAACTCGGCCTGTCCAAACAGGTACAGGGCATAAGCTGGGCCACCAACGCAAAACCGAACTTCTATGATGTCTGGATTAAACGTTAA
- a CDS encoding type II toxin-antitoxin system RelE/ParE family toxin — MPQVIVSERARRDLQRLQDFLKNKNALAAKKAAEVLIRGIRQLEALPNIGRPVEHLPLEYQELVIEFGSSGYVMLYRHDELTDRVVILTVKHQKEAGYQNP, encoded by the coding sequence ATGCCACAAGTGATTGTTTCAGAACGCGCGAGGCGTGATTTGCAGCGTCTGCAGGATTTTCTAAAAAACAAAAATGCGCTGGCTGCGAAAAAGGCCGCTGAAGTTTTGATTCGGGGCATTCGTCAGTTAGAAGCGCTGCCGAATATCGGGCGACCAGTTGAACATCTCCCTCTTGAATATCAGGAACTGGTGATCGAATTCGGCAGCAGCGGGTACGTGATGCTTTACCGCCATGATGAACTGACAGACAGAGTGGTGATACTAACCGTCAAGCATCAAAAAGAAGCGGGTTACCAAAACCCTTAA
- a CDS encoding helix-turn-helix domain-containing protein, whose protein sequence is MTTVIRGLKLQTEDYFLTDKNAVMVAERHPQPVFPLHHHDFDELVIVWRGNGLHLWNDVPYRITRGDMFYVSANDRHSYESVHGLELDNILYIRNRLTLSADWQALLPGGELPQSQRHWCLGSEGMDTIREKVDALTQECMKSDALSLQLSEALLLQIALLAARYRHTPDSPQLADAHQLDMLMNALRASIAAPFRFEAFCEQHHFSARSLRSRFKEQTGMSVPHYLRQLRLCKAMELLRYDLQTIGDVAALCGFEDSNYFSVVFHQAFGVSPSAYRQRFLNVE, encoded by the coding sequence ATGACGACAGTAATACGGGGTTTGAAATTACAGACTGAAGACTATTTCCTCACCGACAAGAATGCCGTGATGGTTGCCGAACGGCATCCGCAGCCCGTGTTTCCGCTACATCATCATGATTTCGACGAGCTGGTGATTGTCTGGCGTGGCAATGGCCTGCACCTCTGGAACGATGTGCCTTACCGCATTACTCGCGGCGATATGTTCTATGTCTCCGCGAACGATCGCCACAGCTATGAATCCGTCCACGGGCTCGAACTGGACAACATTCTCTATATCCGCAATCGTCTGACGCTATCTGCCGATTGGCAAGCGTTGCTGCCGGGCGGGGAGCTTCCACAAAGCCAGCGCCACTGGTGTTTAGGCTCGGAAGGCATGGATACCATCCGCGAGAAGGTGGATGCGCTGACGCAGGAGTGTATGAAGTCAGATGCGCTGTCGCTGCAACTGAGTGAGGCGCTGCTGTTACAGATTGCTCTGCTGGCGGCGCGCTATCGTCACACGCCGGATAGTCCGCAACTGGCCGATGCGCATCAGTTGGATATGTTGATGAATGCCCTACGTGCCAGCATCGCGGCCCCGTTCCGCTTTGAAGCCTTCTGCGAACAGCACCACTTTAGCGCCCGCAGTTTACGTTCGCGCTTTAAAGAACAAACTGGCATGAGCGTGCCGCACTACCTGCGCCAGCTACGGCTATGCAAGGCGATGGAACTGCTGCGTTATGACCTGCAAACCATTGGCGACGTCGCCGCGCTGTGCGGTTTTGAAGACAGCAACTACTTCTCCGTGGTGTTCCATCAGGCGTTCGGCGTCTCACCCAGCGCCTACCGCCAGCGCTTCCTGAATGTGGAGTGA
- a CDS encoding CopG family ribbon-helix-helix protein, protein MADTPRQTTTLRIDQDIKERLKTLADDLHSSAHALMLEAIAEYVEREEKRSQYRKEALAAWEEYQNTGEHITADETVTWLESWGSGHEQDAPACHK, encoded by the coding sequence ATGGCTGACACGCCACGCCAAACCACGACGCTGCGCATCGATCAGGACATTAAAGAACGACTGAAAACGTTGGCCGATGACCTCCATAGCTCAGCCCATGCGCTGATGCTGGAAGCCATTGCCGAATACGTGGAGCGCGAAGAAAAACGCAGTCAGTACCGTAAAGAGGCGCTGGCCGCGTGGGAGGAATACCAGAACACTGGCGAACACATCACCGCAGATGAGACTGTCACCTGGTTAGAATCCTGGGGTTCTGGGCATGAACAGGATGCGCCTGCATGCCACAAGTGA
- a CDS encoding ABC transporter permease has translation MSSEPMPFAQTPSRKTYRSPWLSTATLLPAAIVFLLALAVFFPSLFTSRTADEMDMGAVFQSPNSTYWFGTDQLGRDIFSRIVHGTSLSLGIGVGAMLIACVGGVLFGTLSVLAPLRIRQVLVRLLDIMLAFPDLLLALLVIAVLGRGPENTMLAVGLAGIAGYARLIRSQVLQVRLSGYVEHAIALGEHPLYIVFRHIIPNTLRPLLIVATIGVGHAVLSASALSFLGLGVVPPTAEWGALLADGRNFLDIAPWVSLLPASVVALSVISITLLGRRLQAILAKGEAR, from the coding sequence ATGAGTAGTGAACCTATGCCCTTTGCGCAAACGCCCTCAAGAAAAACCTATCGTAGCCCGTGGCTGAGCACGGCGACGTTGCTGCCTGCCGCTATCGTTTTCCTGCTGGCGCTGGCGGTCTTTTTCCCCTCGCTGTTTACCAGCCGTACCGCCGATGAAATGGATATGGGCGCGGTATTTCAGTCGCCAAATTCCACCTATTGGTTCGGCACCGATCAACTGGGACGCGACATTTTTTCCCGTATCGTTCACGGCACTTCGCTGTCGCTGGGGATTGGCGTCGGCGCGATGCTGATCGCCTGCGTCGGCGGTGTGCTGTTTGGCACGCTGTCGGTGCTCGCGCCGCTGCGCATCCGTCAGGTTCTGGTACGTCTGCTGGACATCATGCTGGCGTTTCCCGATCTGCTGCTGGCGCTACTGGTCATCGCCGTCCTGGGGCGCGGCCCGGAAAATACCATGCTGGCCGTCGGTCTGGCGGGGATTGCTGGCTATGCACGTTTAATTCGCTCTCAGGTGCTGCAAGTCAGGCTATCCGGCTACGTTGAGCATGCGATTGCGCTGGGTGAACACCCGCTGTATATCGTCTTCCGCCATATCATTCCCAATACGCTGCGCCCGCTGCTGATTGTCGCCACTATCGGCGTCGGCCACGCGGTGCTGTCCGCCTCGGCGCTGAGCTTTCTGGGGCTAGGCGTCGTCCCACCGACCGCCGAATGGGGCGCGCTACTGGCCGACGGACGCAACTTCCTTGATATCGCACCGTGGGTCAGCCTGCTGCCCGCCAGCGTCGTCGCGCTGTCGGTGATTTCCATCACGCTGCTGGGACGTCGTTTACAGGCCATTTTGGCAAAAGGAGAGGCACGATGA
- the rhaB gene encoding rhamnulokinase, whose translation MAVKNIVAVDLGASSGRVMLATLHTATQHLTLKEIHRFSNTLVFQDNHHQWDLAALEGDILTGLHQIDAMGITPDSIGIDSWGVDYVLLDKDGQRVGLPYSYRDHRTDGVMATVTAELGREAIYQRTGIQFLPFNTLYQLKALCDTSSDDLNQVAHLLLIPDYFHYRLTGNRVCEYTNASTTQLLNLEKKTWDSELLDYLGIPHRWLSDLVQPGHAVGNWTAPSGRQIPVTAVATHDTASAVVGAPLQSRESAYLSSGTWSLMGIESDTPFNSPQALAANITNEGGVDGTYRVLKNIMGLWLLQRVCQERDIKDLGALIQSAAALPAFVSLINPNDDRFINPPSMHQAIRDYCREHGQPVPQSDAELARCIFDSLALLYRQVVLELGELRHAPIRQLHIVGGGSQNAFLNQLCADVCQIPVLAGPVEASTLGNIGCQLMALDAVADLAAFRHILTHNFPLHRYTPRAESDFAGHWRRFQALSQPETAPQGKKETTQ comes from the coding sequence ATGGCGGTGAAGAATATCGTGGCGGTGGATTTAGGTGCATCCAGTGGTCGGGTCATGCTGGCAACCTTGCACACCGCAACGCAGCATCTGACGCTGAAAGAAATTCACCGTTTCAGCAATACGCTGGTGTTTCAGGACAACCATCACCAGTGGGATCTGGCCGCGCTGGAAGGCGACATCCTCACCGGATTACACCAAATCGATGCCATGGGTATCACCCCCGATAGCATCGGGATCGACAGCTGGGGCGTGGACTATGTGCTGCTGGATAAGGACGGGCAGCGTGTTGGCCTGCCGTATTCCTATCGCGACCACCGCACCGACGGCGTGATGGCGACCGTTACTGCCGAACTGGGGCGTGAAGCGATCTATCAGCGTACCGGCATTCAGTTCCTGCCATTTAATACGCTGTACCAGCTTAAAGCGCTGTGTGACACATCATCTGACGATCTGAATCAGGTGGCACACCTGCTGCTGATTCCCGACTATTTTCACTATCGCCTTACGGGGAATCGGGTCTGCGAATACACCAATGCCAGCACGACCCAACTGCTTAATCTGGAAAAGAAAACCTGGGACAGCGAACTGCTGGACTATCTGGGCATCCCGCACCGTTGGTTGAGCGATCTGGTGCAGCCGGGGCACGCGGTAGGGAACTGGACAGCGCCGAGCGGACGGCAAATTCCCGTCACCGCCGTCGCCACGCACGACACCGCCAGCGCGGTGGTCGGCGCGCCGTTGCAGAGCCGCGAAAGCGCCTACCTTAGCTCCGGTACCTGGTCACTAATGGGCATCGAGAGCGACACGCCGTTTAACAGCCCGCAGGCGCTGGCCGCCAATATCACCAACGAAGGTGGCGTGGATGGCACCTATCGGGTACTGAAAAACATCATGGGCCTGTGGCTGCTACAGCGCGTTTGTCAGGAGCGTGACATCAAGGACTTAGGCGCGCTGATTCAGTCCGCCGCCGCCCTGCCCGCTTTCGTCAGTCTGATTAACCCGAATGACGATCGCTTTATCAATCCGCCGTCCATGCATCAGGCGATCCGTGACTATTGCCGTGAGCACGGCCAGCCCGTGCCCCAAAGCGATGCCGAACTGGCACGCTGCATCTTCGACAGCCTCGCACTGCTCTACCGACAGGTGGTACTGGAACTGGGCGAACTGCGCCACGCGCCAATCCGCCAACTGCATATTGTCGGCGGCGGCAGCCAGAACGCCTTCCTGAACCAACTGTGCGCCGATGTGTGCCAGATTCCGGTTCTGGCCGGGCCGGTCGAAGCCTCGACGCTTGGCAATATCGGCTGCCAACTGATGGCGCTGGACGCCGTCGCCGACCTTGCCGCATTCCGGCACATACTGACTCATAACTTCCCTCTGCATCGCTATACCCCGCGTGCGGAGAGTGATTTTGCCGGGCACTGGCGTCGTTTTCAGGCGCTCAGCCAGCCAGAAACCGCCCCACAGGGCAAAAAGGAGACTACGCAATGA
- a CDS encoding thiamine pyrophosphate-dependent enzyme has protein sequence METPEVCDVKSNGYARLFDFLSEVGVTLYTGVTGGGVIHFVKDIHPVDWSIQDKTGFLTLCEYSAGFVPLGYYLASGKYAAAVATTGAATKLLGCGLSDAKLHDIPAVYLVALSGKHTEGLLPLQDTWEHGSNIVQQLRAELPDSVFVLDNPQALNETLALARAQLGNAKPVVLVLMHHALAEATSENALPPDSRPASACDDLGGVVDRFRQAVQGKRVVMLVGEEMARYPNAPALTTQLAMQLHAATVWTINGANAVSRDNPYGYGYIGFGGNDCATVLYALLNGDDVLLVLGASPDEYSVNLQPFTAGETFYLSNITQAYGQIEGGFQHRASGYYHHLHGPLDQSLLRLIAAAKACPFANTGAEPAPHNLNHHAFASPRQGYVNMATLYQRLDSWWPADSIGFDDICLAYKDRQYVTQRPHPHIRFYSFYRGSAMGGAFGAAVGAKLARPEHAVFLFTGDGCFRQFSGALGEVRELGIVIFLLNNESLAIVAQGLPKILPEVAPEHYHAGVCALDYCAIAKACGWDVKQLQPDLANLEDVLVRAGEIGRPSLLIEVPVDAHQRLGSNPRIRNL, from the coding sequence ATGGAGACACCAGAGGTTTGTGACGTTAAATCAAATGGATATGCGCGTTTGTTTGATTTTCTCTCTGAGGTTGGCGTGACGCTCTACACGGGTGTGACAGGTGGCGGGGTGATTCATTTTGTTAAAGACATTCATCCCGTTGACTGGTCGATTCAGGATAAAACCGGGTTTTTAACGCTGTGTGAGTACAGCGCGGGCTTTGTTCCGCTGGGCTACTATCTCGCCAGTGGAAAATACGCGGCGGCGGTGGCTACCACGGGAGCGGCTACGAAGCTGTTAGGCTGTGGGCTTAGCGATGCCAAGCTGCATGATATTCCTGCGGTTTATCTGGTCGCGCTATCGGGGAAGCATACGGAAGGCCTCTTACCGTTACAGGATACGTGGGAGCACGGTAGCAATATTGTGCAACAACTGCGGGCCGAGCTGCCTGATTCGGTTTTTGTGCTCGACAACCCGCAGGCGCTGAATGAAACATTGGCATTGGCAAGGGCGCAGTTGGGAAACGCGAAGCCAGTGGTACTTGTGTTGATGCACCATGCGCTGGCTGAAGCCACCAGTGAGAATGCTCTTCCTCCAGATTCACGACCCGCTTCTGCCTGTGACGATCTCGGCGGCGTTGTCGATCGCTTTCGTCAGGCGGTGCAGGGGAAGCGCGTGGTGATGTTGGTTGGCGAGGAGATGGCGCGGTATCCCAATGCGCCAGCGTTGACGACCCAGCTCGCTATGCAACTGCATGCCGCAACGGTGTGGACGATCAACGGTGCGAATGCCGTCAGCCGAGATAATCCGTATGGTTACGGCTATATCGGATTTGGTGGAAACGACTGTGCGACGGTGCTTTATGCCTTACTGAATGGCGATGATGTTCTGCTGGTTCTGGGGGCGAGCCCTGATGAATATTCGGTAAATTTACAGCCTTTTACCGCTGGCGAAACGTTCTACCTAAGCAATATTACACAGGCCTACGGCCAGATTGAGGGCGGCTTTCAGCACCGGGCTTCGGGGTACTATCACCATCTTCATGGGCCGCTCGATCAATCGCTGCTCAGGTTGATTGCGGCTGCGAAAGCGTGCCCCTTTGCTAACACGGGAGCCGAACCTGCACCGCACAACCTAAATCATCATGCCTTCGCTTCTCCGCGTCAGGGTTACGTCAACATGGCGACGCTATATCAGCGTCTGGATAGCTGGTGGCCTGCGGACTCGATTGGGTTTGATGATATTTGCCTTGCGTATAAAGATCGCCAGTACGTGACGCAGCGGCCGCATCCCCATATTCGTTTCTATTCGTTTTACCGGGGTTCGGCGATGGGCGGCGCATTTGGCGCAGCTGTGGGTGCGAAGCTGGCTCGGCCGGAACACGCGGTCTTTTTATTCACCGGTGATGGCTGCTTTCGCCAGTTTTCTGGCGCGTTAGGAGAAGTTCGGGAACTCGGTATTGTCATCTTCCTGTTAAATAATGAGAGCCTGGCTATCGTGGCGCAAGGGTTGCCCAAGATCCTGCCGGAGGTCGCGCCAGAACACTATCACGCTGGCGTGTGTGCTCTCGACTATTGCGCCATTGCTAAGGCCTGTGGCTGGGATGTGAAGCAGCTTCAGCCCGACCTCGCCAATTTAGAGGATGTGCTGGTCAGGGCGGGCGAAATTGGGCGTCCTTCTCTACTGATTGAAGTGCCTGTTGATGCGCATCAACGGCTGGGGAGCAATCCACGTATACGGAATCTTTAA
- the rhaS gene encoding HTH-type transcriptional activator RhaS yields the protein MTLLRGDDFFTSRAVTVAVEPRTPQAAFPEHYHDFWEIVLVEQGAGVHVFNDQPYALCSGSVFFVRDNDRHLFEDVEGLCLTNMLYRSPRGFRFLSDIAAFLPYGPNGEWQGQWQVNAAGMQQLKQSMNSLAELAQSDAPEAIAASESLFLHILVQLRQHCFQTQANGPERQGVQALLGWLQNNYSEEVNWGNLADQFSLPLRTLHRQLKQHTGMTPQRYLNRLRLLEARRRLQQSDDSITTIAHACGFSDSNHFSTQFRKAFSQAPKSLRHQAFSREE from the coding sequence ATGACGTTACTTCGTGGTGATGATTTTTTTACTTCGCGTGCCGTAACAGTTGCGGTGGAGCCGCGCACCCCACAAGCGGCGTTTCCTGAGCATTATCACGATTTCTGGGAAATTGTGCTGGTGGAGCAGGGCGCTGGCGTCCATGTATTTAACGATCAGCCCTATGCCCTGTGCAGCGGCTCGGTATTCTTCGTTCGCGATAACGATCGGCATCTGTTTGAAGACGTGGAAGGGCTGTGCCTGACCAACATGCTGTACCGCTCGCCGCGCGGATTCCGCTTCCTTTCCGATATCGCCGCCTTTTTGCCTTATGGCCCGAACGGCGAGTGGCAAGGGCAGTGGCAGGTGAATGCGGCGGGGATGCAGCAACTGAAGCAGTCGATGAACAGTCTGGCGGAACTGGCGCAGAGTGATGCACCGGAAGCGATTGCCGCCAGCGAGAGCCTGTTTCTGCACATTCTGGTGCAGTTGCGCCAGCACTGTTTCCAGACGCAGGCCAACGGCCCCGAGCGTCAGGGGGTACAGGCGCTGTTGGGCTGGCTGCAAAATAACTACAGCGAAGAGGTGAACTGGGGCAATCTGGCCGATCAGTTCTCGCTGCCGCTGCGTACGCTGCACCGTCAGCTCAAACAACACACCGGTATGACGCCACAACGCTATCTGAATCGGTTAAGATTACTGGAGGCTCGTCGGCGGTTGCAGCAGAGTGATGATTCTATCACCACTATTGCGCACGCCTGTGGATTTAGCGACAGCAATCACTTCTCGACGCAATTCCGCAAGGCATTCTCGCAGGCACCTAAGTCACTGCGCCATCAGGCGTTTTCTCGTGAAGAGTAG
- a CDS encoding dipeptide ABC transporter ATP-binding protein — translation MSLNTHSHPSHSSSETSAKTPLLRVDGLSVTFPSPFGPVRSVKNLSFQVNAGEILALVGESGSGKSVTARTLVGLAGENVDVQANAIELTRHDGSLCDLRYLTDRDWRAIRGREIGFVLQDALVSLDPLRKIGQEVAEPILTHRLLPRQQVPARVAELLAKAGIPDPENRAAQYPHELSGGLRQRALIASALAAGPQLLIADEPTTALDATVQKQVLKVFTALAQAGHGVLLITHDLAVVAEVADRVIVMQQGSLVEGGEARQILSAPTHPYTRKLLAAIPTASTRGKWLAGADPLQNGIAPSPASLAADHTNTDDAIALTADRIAVSFKRPDGSRMQAVNQVSLQIKRGETLGIVGESGSGKTTLGKVILALQKPDSGEVRLADNAWSTLTERERRPLRARIQTITQDPLSSFDPQFTVAQILNQPLRLRRDLSDDEKQRRILTLLEYVGLTPDLLSRRPTALSGGQRQRVSIAQALASEPEILICDEPVSALDVTTQAQVLDLLVALQRQLGLTMLFISHDLGVVQHMSHRIAVMKDGDIVETGPVEQIFNQPQHPYTRLLLSTVAE, via the coding sequence ATGAGCCTGAACACACATTCTCACCCCTCTCATTCATCTTCAGAAACGTCCGCAAAGACGCCGCTGCTGCGCGTAGACGGCCTGAGCGTGACTTTTCCCAGCCCTTTCGGCCCCGTTCGTTCGGTTAAAAACCTTTCATTTCAGGTGAATGCCGGAGAAATTCTGGCGCTGGTCGGCGAATCGGGTTCAGGGAAATCCGTCACCGCTCGCACGCTGGTGGGTCTGGCTGGTGAAAATGTTGACGTACAGGCAAACGCGATTGAGCTCACGCGCCATGACGGCAGCCTGTGTGATTTACGCTATCTGACCGACCGGGACTGGCGGGCGATTCGCGGCCGTGAAATCGGCTTTGTTTTGCAGGATGCGCTAGTGTCTCTCGACCCGCTGCGTAAGATCGGGCAGGAAGTCGCCGAGCCGATTCTGACCCATCGCCTATTGCCTCGCCAACAGGTTCCCGCACGCGTTGCCGAACTCCTGGCAAAGGCGGGCATTCCCGATCCAGAGAATCGCGCGGCGCAGTATCCGCATGAACTGTCCGGCGGGCTGCGTCAGCGTGCGCTTATCGCTTCCGCGTTGGCTGCGGGCCCACAGCTGCTGATTGCCGATGAACCCACCACCGCGCTGGATGCCACGGTGCAAAAGCAGGTGTTGAAAGTCTTCACGGCATTGGCGCAGGCAGGGCACGGCGTTTTACTGATCACTCACGATCTTGCTGTCGTCGCAGAGGTGGCCGATCGCGTTATCGTGATGCAGCAAGGATCGCTGGTAGAAGGCGGTGAGGCGCGGCAGATCCTATCAGCGCCAACACATCCCTATACCCGCAAGCTGCTGGCGGCGATCCCGACCGCATCTACACGTGGAAAATGGCTGGCTGGTGCCGACCCGTTACAGAACGGCATTGCACCGTCACCCGCTTCTTTGGCAGCCGATCACACCAACACCGACGACGCCATTGCACTCACGGCGGATCGCATTGCCGTGTCGTTCAAGCGCCCGGACGGCAGCCGAATGCAGGCCGTCAATCAGGTTTCTCTCCAGATCAAACGCGGCGAAACGCTGGGCATCGTCGGGGAATCCGGTTCGGGGAAAACCACGCTGGGCAAAGTCATTCTGGCGCTGCAAAAGCCGGACAGCGGCGAAGTCCGACTCGCGGACAATGCCTGGAGCACATTAACGGAACGCGAGCGCCGACCGCTACGCGCGCGTATTCAGACGATCACACAGGATCCGCTTAGCTCGTTCGATCCGCAATTTACCGTCGCCCAGATTCTGAATCAGCCGCTGCGCTTGCGCCGCGATTTGAGCGACGATGAGAAACAGCGGCGCATTCTGACGCTGCTCGAGTATGTCGGCTTGACGCCCGACCTACTGAGCCGCCGCCCAACGGCGCTGTCCGGCGGGCAACGTCAGCGCGTCTCCATCGCACAGGCGCTGGCTTCAGAACCCGAGATTCTGATCTGCGACGAACCGGTATCGGCACTGGACGTCACCACACAGGCACAGGTGTTGGATTTGCTGGTGGCGTTACAGCGCCAACTGGGGCTGACGATGCTGTTCATCTCCCACGATCTAGGCGTGGTACAGCATATGAGCCACCGCATCGCGGTCATGAAAGACGGGGATATCGTAGAAACAGGGCCGGTCGAGCAGATCTTCAATCAGCCGCAGCACCCTTACACGCGCCTGCTGCTCTCGACCGTAGCGGAATAG
- a CDS encoding ABC transporter permease, with protein MMSGLNVNLYAIGKRLFTILAVLWGAATLTFIAVKLIPGDPVAILSGGDNVVDEAYRAVLIKQFGLDQPLWVQYLRYCGQALQGDFGVSYLYRLPVGSVISDAMHETLPLALGGLILALLLAITSALLTAGRYGALRTAVSWLELTLLSTPVYWIGIVLLSLFSFRLQWFPVTGNDGVMSLVLPVITLGLPIAAILSQVLRDGLEDALSQPFSLTVRTRGVSEIRLRFRHGLRHAALAASTLTGTLLASVLGGSVLTETVFGRAGIGQVTLSAIENRDMPLVLGVVMLSAFLFVVINLLVDALYLIIDPRLRKKASAHE; from the coding sequence ATGATGTCTGGATTAAACGTTAATCTGTACGCGATAGGTAAACGTCTTTTCACCATTCTGGCTGTGCTCTGGGGCGCAGCCACATTGACGTTTATTGCCGTCAAACTGATCCCCGGCGATCCGGTCGCCATTCTTAGCGGCGGCGATAACGTGGTGGATGAAGCCTATCGCGCCGTACTCATCAAACAATTTGGGCTCGACCAGCCGCTGTGGGTGCAATATCTGCGTTACTGCGGGCAGGCGCTACAGGGCGATTTTGGCGTCAGCTATCTCTACCGTCTGCCTGTCGGCAGCGTGATTAGCGATGCGATGCATGAAACCTTACCGCTGGCGCTCGGCGGCCTGATTCTGGCGTTGCTCCTTGCCATCACCAGCGCACTGCTGACCGCAGGCCGCTATGGCGCGCTGCGTACCGCCGTTTCCTGGCTGGAGCTCACGCTGCTTAGCACGCCGGTCTACTGGATTGGTATCGTCCTGTTAAGCCTGTTCAGTTTTCGTCTGCAATGGTTTCCGGTCACCGGCAACGACGGCGTCATGTCGCTAGTGCTGCCAGTTATCACGCTAGGCCTGCCGATTGCCGCCATTCTGAGTCAGGTGCTGCGCGACGGTCTGGAAGATGCGCTCTCTCAGCCGTTCTCGCTCACCGTGCGTACGCGCGGCGTCAGTGAAATCCGACTGCGTTTCCGCCACGGTTTACGCCACGCGGCGCTGGCCGCCTCAACGCTGACCGGCACACTGCTGGCAAGCGTACTCGGCGGCTCCGTGCTGACCGAAACCGTCTTTGGCCGCGCGGGGATTGGACAGGTCACGCTGAGCGCGATTGAAAACCGCGACATGCCGCTGGTGCTGGGCGTCGTCATGCTGTCCGCGTTCCTGTTCGTCGTTATCAACCTGCTGGTGGATGCGCTGTACCTCATTATCGATCCCCGCTTACGCAAGAAGGCGAGCGCCCATGAGTAG